The Schistocerca nitens isolate TAMUIC-IGC-003100 chromosome 7, iqSchNite1.1, whole genome shotgun sequence genome contains a region encoding:
- the LOC126195299 gene encoding uncharacterized protein LOC126195299 isoform X2, protein MRKTVGNWYINKIGIPLQIAKIVMESAKDVGVQSDLPVFWSREATLALLNAYEVQRDRLGKDFRFKNYMWVAISLALKNEMGMNFTPAQCENRWRVLLRSYKRATDNNLKLSRRRKDFVYQDAMQKILKGEDIIRPMPQSDETGVLGSGEKSNVQVGNNGSEPETVPNNGNELLINSGKSNANSEVISSEPEPSAGSGKQLFIIRGNSSVNSDGISSEPAPLTSKNFFIISAKPTVNSDVMCRPSETEPSLNSGKQLFIITGKPCVNNERISGEPEPAPGSNKQLFIISAKTNGNNDRINSEPELPPSSSKQLLLISGKSNGNSDGISSKPELTPSSSSKQVLLISGKSNGNSDGISSEPELTPSSSSSSKQLLLISGKSNVNSDRSSNKLEPPPGSNEPAPAASSSKQLFTNPSESSVSPPEKRRKLKQSFLQQIRADRKLYYEKKLEVDRERLEGLERRNDELLQLKKMKLQQAERMIAFEEEKLKCEKEKLVISSEKLKMFRRYLSFLLWASP, encoded by the exons atgcgcaagacgGTTGGAAACTGGTACATAAACAAAATTGGTATTCCGCTGCAAATTGCGAAAATCGTGATGGAAAGCGCCAAAG ATGTCGGCGTACAGAGTGATCTTCCAGTATTCTGGAGCCGAGAAGCGACGCTAGCTTTGTTGAACGCGTATGAAGTACAGAGGGATCGCTTAGGTAAAGACTTTCGTTTTAAGAACTACATGTGGGTTGCAATATCCCTCGCACTGAAGAATGAGATGGGGATGAACTTCACACCAGCCCAGTGCGAGAACAGGTGGAGAGTTCTTTTGCGCAGTTACAAGAGAGCGACAGACAATAATTTGAAGTTATCGAGGAGAAGAAAGGACTTTGTGTACCAAGATGCGATGCAGAAAATACTGAAGGGAGAAGACATCATCAGACCAATGCCGCAGTCGGATGAGACAGGTGTACTTGGTAGTGGTGAAAAATCGAATGTACAGGTAGGGAACAATGGTAGTGAACCTGAGACAGTACCAAATAATGGTAACGAATTATTAATTAATAGTGGAAAATCTAATGCGAACAGTGAAGTGATTAGTAGTGAACCTGAGCCATCAGCAGGTAGTGGTAAACAATTATTCATTATCAGAGGAAACTCCAGTGTGAATAGTGATGGGATTAGTAGTGAACCTGCGCCTTTAACAAGTAAAAATTTCTTCATTATCAGTGCAAAACCCACTGTGAACAGCGATGTGATGTGTAGGCCTAGCGAAACCGAACCATCACTAAATAGTGGTAAACAGTTATTCATTATCACTGGAAAACCCTGTGTGAACAATGAAAGGATTAGTGGTGAACCTGAGCCAGCACCAGGTAGTAATAAACAATTATTCATTATCAGTGCAAAAACGAATGGGAACAATGACAGGATTAACAGTGAACCTGAGCTACCACCAAGTAGTAGTAAACAATTGTTACTCATCAGTGGAAAATCCAATGGGAACAGTGATGGGATTAGTAGTAAACCTGAGCTGACACcaagtagtagtagtaaacaagTGTTACTCATCAGTGGAAAATCCAATGGGAACAGTGATGGGATTAGTAGTGAACCTGAGCTGAcaccaagtagtagtagtagtagtaaacaattATTACTTATCAGTGGAAAATCCAATGTGAACAGTGATAGGAGTAGTAATAAACTTGAGCCACCACCAGGTAGTAACGAACCTGCACCAGCAGCAAGCAGTAGCAAACAGTTATTTACTAATCCTTCTGAATCATCAGTTAGTCCACCAGAAAAGAGAAGGAAGCTGAAACAGTCGTTCTTACAACAGATAAGAGCTGACAGGAAACTTTACTATGAGAAAAAACTGGAAGTAGACAGGGAGAGACTTGAAGGCTTAGAAAGGAGAAATGATGAGTTACTGCAGTTAAAGAAAATGAAGCTTCAACAAGCAGAGAGAATGATTGCATTTGAAGAAGAAAAGctcaaatgtgaaaaagaaaaacttgtaatttctagtgaaaaattaaaaatgtttcgtAG ATATTTAAGTTTCCTCCTGTGGGCCTCACCTTGA
- the LOC126195299 gene encoding uncharacterized protein LOC126195299 isoform X1, protein MRKTVGNWYINKIGIPLQIAKIVMESAKDVGVQSDLPVFWSREATLALLNAYEVQRDRLGKDFRFKNYMWVAISLALKNEMGMNFTPAQCENRWRVLLRSYKRATDNNLKLSRRRKDFVYQDAMQKILKGEDIIRPMPQSDETGVLGSGEKSNVQVGNNGSEPETVPNNGNELLINSGKSNANSEVISSEPEPSAGSGKQLFIIRGNSSVNSDGISSEPAPLTSKNFFIISAKPTVNSDVMCRPSETEPSLNSGKQLFIITGKPCVNNERISGEPEPAPGSNKQLFIISAKTNGNNDRINSEPELPPSSSKQLLLISGKSNGNSDGISSKPELTPSSSSKQVLLISGKSNGNSDGISSEPELTPSSSSSSKQLLLISGKSNVNSDRSSNKLEPPPGSNEPAPAASSSKQLFTNPSESSVSPPEKRRKLKQSFLQQIRADRKLYYEKKLEVDRERLEGLERRNDELLQLKKMKLQQAERMIAFEEEKLKCEKEKLVISSEKLKMFRRLVQLQEESNDILRSINDQFDFLL, encoded by the exons atgcgcaagacgGTTGGAAACTGGTACATAAACAAAATTGGTATTCCGCTGCAAATTGCGAAAATCGTGATGGAAAGCGCCAAAG ATGTCGGCGTACAGAGTGATCTTCCAGTATTCTGGAGCCGAGAAGCGACGCTAGCTTTGTTGAACGCGTATGAAGTACAGAGGGATCGCTTAGGTAAAGACTTTCGTTTTAAGAACTACATGTGGGTTGCAATATCCCTCGCACTGAAGAATGAGATGGGGATGAACTTCACACCAGCCCAGTGCGAGAACAGGTGGAGAGTTCTTTTGCGCAGTTACAAGAGAGCGACAGACAATAATTTGAAGTTATCGAGGAGAAGAAAGGACTTTGTGTACCAAGATGCGATGCAGAAAATACTGAAGGGAGAAGACATCATCAGACCAATGCCGCAGTCGGATGAGACAGGTGTACTTGGTAGTGGTGAAAAATCGAATGTACAGGTAGGGAACAATGGTAGTGAACCTGAGACAGTACCAAATAATGGTAACGAATTATTAATTAATAGTGGAAAATCTAATGCGAACAGTGAAGTGATTAGTAGTGAACCTGAGCCATCAGCAGGTAGTGGTAAACAATTATTCATTATCAGAGGAAACTCCAGTGTGAATAGTGATGGGATTAGTAGTGAACCTGCGCCTTTAACAAGTAAAAATTTCTTCATTATCAGTGCAAAACCCACTGTGAACAGCGATGTGATGTGTAGGCCTAGCGAAACCGAACCATCACTAAATAGTGGTAAACAGTTATTCATTATCACTGGAAAACCCTGTGTGAACAATGAAAGGATTAGTGGTGAACCTGAGCCAGCACCAGGTAGTAATAAACAATTATTCATTATCAGTGCAAAAACGAATGGGAACAATGACAGGATTAACAGTGAACCTGAGCTACCACCAAGTAGTAGTAAACAATTGTTACTCATCAGTGGAAAATCCAATGGGAACAGTGATGGGATTAGTAGTAAACCTGAGCTGACACcaagtagtagtagtaaacaagTGTTACTCATCAGTGGAAAATCCAATGGGAACAGTGATGGGATTAGTAGTGAACCTGAGCTGAcaccaagtagtagtagtagtagtaaacaattATTACTTATCAGTGGAAAATCCAATGTGAACAGTGATAGGAGTAGTAATAAACTTGAGCCACCACCAGGTAGTAACGAACCTGCACCAGCAGCAAGCAGTAGCAAACAGTTATTTACTAATCCTTCTGAATCATCAGTTAGTCCACCAGAAAAGAGAAGGAAGCTGAAACAGTCGTTCTTACAACAGATAAGAGCTGACAGGAAACTTTACTATGAGAAAAAACTGGAAGTAGACAGGGAGAGACTTGAAGGCTTAGAAAGGAGAAATGATGAGTTACTGCAGTTAAAGAAAATGAAGCTTCAACAAGCAGAGAGAATGATTGCATTTGAAGAAGAAAAGctcaaatgtgaaaaagaaaaacttgtaatttctagtgaaaaattaaaaatgtttcgtAGGTTAGTTCAGCTACAAGAAGAAAGCAATGACATTTTGAGATCTATTAATGACCAATTTGATTTTTTACTATAA